A window of Bacillota bacterium genomic DNA:
AACCCGCGTAAGGGCGGGTACCACATGCCTGCTCCCTGGGATATTCTCCAGGATTTGAGAAGCGAAATGTGCATGATGCTGGAGGAAAGGGGATTTCCCGTCAAGTATCACCACCATGAAGTGGGCGGACCCGGCCAGGTGGAGATTGAGCCTGTATTCGGCCCCATGCGGCTTTGGGCCGACAAAACGATGCTTGCCAAGTACATTATCAAAAACCTTGCCATCCGGCGGGGCCTGACGGTAACATTCATGCCCAAGCCCATCTATGGTGAGGCGGGTTCGGGAATGCACATCCACATGTTCTTGCTGAAGGAGGGCAAGCCCATCTTCTACGATTCCAACGGCTATTCCGGACTCAGTCAAACCGCCCTCTACGCCATCGGCGGAGTGCTGAAGCATGCCCGCGCCCTGGCGGCTTTCACCAACCCCAGCACGAACTCCTACAAGCGGCTTGTCCCCGGCTATGAGGCCCCGGTGAGCATCTGCTTTGCGACGGCCAACAGGAGCGCCGTTATCAGGATTCCTGCCTACGCAACCCGTCCGGAAGAAAAGAGATTTGAGTTCCGCTGCCCGGACGCCACATGCAACCCCTACCTGGCATACGCGGCGCTCTTGATGGCGGCTTTGGACGGAATCGAAAACAAGATCGATCCCGTTGCAGAGGGGTTTGGCCCCTATGACCTCAACCTTTACAGCCTTTCCGATGAAGAAAAGAAGAAGATTAAGGCTTTGCCTTA
This region includes:
- the glnA gene encoding type I glutamate--ammonia ligase, whose product is MFKNYDEFKRYCVDNNVKMVDFKMIDPIGKWRHLTVPVERFTPRTLEEGFAFDGSSYGYVKIEKSDMVFLPDLSTAFMDPFWELPTISMIGDIYYCGDPPRRFEQDPRGIARAAEEYMRKTGIADEMMIGPEFEFFVFSHVAYENSPHRAFFEIDSDQGEWNMGDNTGRNLGYKNPRKGGYHMPAPWDILQDLRSEMCMMLEERGFPVKYHHHEVGGPGQVEIEPVFGPMRLWADKTMLAKYIIKNLAIRRGLTVTFMPKPIYGEAGSGMHIHMFLLKEGKPIFYDSNGYSGLSQTALYAIGGVLKHARALAAFTNPSTNSYKRLVPGYEAPVSICFATANRSAVIRIPAYATRPEEKRFEFRCPDATCNPYLAYAALLMAALDGIENKIDPVAEGFGPYDLNLYSLSDEEKKKIKALPYSLEEALQALEADHEFLLKGDVFPKSLIEMWINNKMKDVALVNQFPHPQEFFLYYDL